CGCTAggggcaggaaggcaaaggggtgTGGTCAGCCTTGCCCTTGGACCCAGCCTAAGGTGACCTTGGGGAGAGCCCGCAGGTCCTCTGAAACTCCACACCTTGCAGGGGACGCTTGATGGGGGACCTGGAGCAGGTGGTTCTGTTTCCTTCTTGGGAAGATGGGTTTCACCATCACCATGATCTCTGCCAGCTATGTTTTctgactggttttgaactgctgactttgtggttagcggtCCAATTTATAGCCACCaagctaccagggttcctgctgATGGCACCAGCTCCTGGcttacctcctcctcccccttcagctGCTCCTCATATGCTGTCCTTCAACCCAGGCCTCCACTGCAGCAGGTCCTGGGGCTGTCTCCTCCTGCTCATTGTACCCACAGTGGCCCCCTGTGGTCCCTATCACTTTCCACCTCTGCATCTAGGTTCCCATCTCTGTCCCTGGCCTCTTGACAGTCCTGGggaccttctccctctccctcgtcACAGTCCAGAGTGGCCCCCACACTGTATCATCTTGGAGGctctttcctcccacctctcctgcttgcccagcaccccttcctccagGCCCCACCTTGGTTGCTACCCTGGCAATTAGAGATGCTCATACTCTAGCCtttcatccaggataaagtgcgGGCACCAGCTTCTGCAGCCCTCCTGGGAGCATTCCAGTGACCCTCCCTTAGGGGGAGGTACCGTCCACCTGGAGAATCACTGTCCAAGGCCGAGCCCACTTGCCAAGATTGGCTTCTGAGGCTCACGGaaacggggtggggggggcggggggggtgccCGGCAGTTTTGGCCCTTCTAACCCTCCCTATTTGGCAGCCAGAGGGTTATTTCTAAAGTGGATCTGGGTCTGGTAGACAGGTGTAAGAGAAGATAATAGTCTATCtaagggaggagaaagagagggtggggtggtgaCCAGGGCAAAACCCTGGGAGGTTTGATTGTCttgcttgaaatggttgaatttcaCATAGCAAAAAAAGCAGCAGCAGGTGGGTCCGCACTCTGGTTGTGTGGAATCCTCCATGGCTCCCCAGTGCCCAGGGGACTCCCAGTGGCTCCAGCCAGGCGGGACTTCTTGCAGCCCTTCTCTTGGGCTGGAGCACTTTTGTTCCACGACTCGTCTTGCTGCCTTCTCATTTGTCCCTCTGCGTCTAACTCAGAATGAGGAGGATGGCACCCGGGAAAAAAAAACACTGACCATGGGCTCCCACAACACTCCCCACATCCTGCTGTCAACGAGTCCATTGGAATCCTGGCGTCTCTAGAGGCCAGAGAGctggcccctgggggtttcccaggCAGTCAGGCTTCACAGAAGTAGAGAGCCGCCTCTTCTCCATACCACAGGCCCTGGTGCCACGTTATATGTTTGACAAGGTTAGTTAAATCTGCTCTGAAACTCCATTTTCCAGGGACGGGACCCACAGCCGGGAAGGGTGATCTGATGAAGTAGGGATTGGAACACACTCTCAGCCACCTGCCCTTCTCTCACCCCGTctttgtccctctccttcccagccTGGTGACGTGAGCTATGAGGAGTCtttcttccctgtgcttccaaagccccttgaagccccctcatttaAACCCCAGCCCCTACTTACTCCGCTCCCATCCCAACCTCTCTGGCTGCCCTGGTTTGGGCACACATTGGCACCCGGTGGATTTAGAAGCTCTGCGCAGGCATGGGTCCAAGCAACATGGTATCCCTGGCATGGGGTGAAGCACTGGTTTGGCCTGGAGCGGGtactggggtgtgtgtggagtgacAGAATAGGGGGTTGGGACAACTTGGAGGTGGCAGGCAGGGCGACTGCGGGTCCTTACCAGGCAGAGCTCCAGCTGGTCACAGAGCGCATAGAACTCCTCCAGGCACTTGTCGAAACGCTGTATTGGTCCGTCGCTGCTCTTTCTACGGCGCGGGAGAAGAGGGTCACAGAGGAATGGATTTCCAGGCTTGGGGGACACCAGTAACCACCCAACCAAGTATTCATCAAGGTCCAGGGGCGGGGCCGAGCGCTAGGGGGCGGGGCCGAGCGCTAGGGGGCGGGGCTCGAAGACCTGCGGCCGCCCAGGTGCACCCCAGGCCGAGGGGCTTCACTCACTGTCCGTTGTCGATGTTCGTGTTCTGAATCAAATTCTGAGCTGCCACCTTCATCAAAGTCTGtttagaaaagaaacacacaacacAAAAGGGCGGGGACGATGGGAGATGGCGACGTAACCAGCACCCAACCAAAAATGCTCATCTTCCCATTTACGCCCACCTTCTCGAAAGAACGTCAGCTTCAATCCTACATCGACCACTACCCGGATTTCCCCAGTCGCCTCCCGAGGGGCCTCCCGGCGGGTCTTGCCTCAGCCACTGTGGCCCGGGTCTCTTATGGCAGCCGGCAACCACCGGGATCCGGGTCCCCGAGGCCCCGCCCTCGAGCTGCGGCCAGCCCTCCCTCCCCGGGCCCAAAGAGCCCTCGGACGCTCCGCGGGGTCCAGGGCCACAGCTGGCTGGCTGCTCACCTGGAGGCTCTCCTTCAGCTGCGGGATGAGCATTTTGTAGCGCTGCACGGGATCGaagtcctgctgctgctgctgcaggagcCCGCTCTGAGCCGGCCCCACCAGCGGTGCCGGCGGCTGCGGCTGCGCCCCGGGGCCGCCCGCTGAGCCGGGGCCCGACACGCCCGCGGCCGAAGCAGTCGCGGAGGGAGGCTGCTGCGGCGCAGCCATTTTCTTCACGTCGTGCGCCGGAAGTGCGCCACAGAGCGTCTCTCCGgcggtggtttgtttttttttaagggtgcTTCGGTTTTCTAGACGCCCCCCACTTTCTAGACGCCCCCCCACGGGTCGCTAGTTAGCCCGCCTCCTAAGCCATTCAGCCAGTGGAAACTATTTCCCGCTTCCAGCCGTAGACCCGGATACTTCACGCCCAGAAGGAGCTATCTTTCCACCAATCATAGGCAGTTATCCCTTTTGCTCCGCCCAGTGTCCAGCCGCTGGCCAATCGGGGCGCGGGTTTGAGTTTGACTCCATTGCCCAGAAGGCCTTGCGGCGGGAGGCGACCTGTCGGCTCCTCAGCGTCGTGGAGGCAGTCGGCGGAGGCGGAGCTGCCGGTCCGTCTTCGGCGCGGCCTGCGCGGCTCCCTGGCTCGTCCGGAACGCTTCTCGTCAGCGCACCTCATCCTGACTCGCTCCCTCTCCACGGGGAGCGGCGCCCGCCCGGCGCAGCCTCCTGCCCGGCGTCGGCTGAAGTTGGCACGCCCCTCCGCGCCTCCCCGCGGCGCGGCCGGGACCTCGGCGAGGCCGTTTTCGCCTGGTCGCCATGGCGCCCACTATCCAGACCCAGGCCCAGAGGGAGGAGGGTCACAGGTAAGCGACGCGTCGCCTCGCGGTTCCGTTTTCCTTAAAGTTTGGTTGGCCGTGGGGCGGGGGGGGTCTCGGTGCGATCGTGTGCCCACGACGTCCTCAGCCGGCAGGATGCCCGTGACGTTGCGGAGCGCTCACCTTCGGCGAAGGGGGCGTGGCCTCCAGGTTTCCTTTGGGACCCGGCTGTGGCCCTCTGCTGTGCCACCCACTTGAGGAATTCGGTTTGGAGACCTTCCAACAGGACTGCGTTTGAGCGCCCTCTGAATAAAAGGACCTTGGAGGCCCCTTTCGCAAACGACTCCATGCGTGGTTCTTTCATTAAAGTCCGAAGGAAGGGATTTAGTATTTGACCACACTCATTAATGCTTTGGAAGATACTTTCTGCAGAAGGTTGGTACTCTGATGGTGCCGTAGGCTTAATCATTGGCTGTTCATTTCAAGatcggtggtttgaatccaccagctgctctgaggaagaaagatgaggctgcctgcacacacacacacacacacacacacacacacacacacacacatatatatgaaagcgctttatatcaagaagtaatcatgcatcaataaaacatccaaatccagtccataagtctggtacgagtccataagtccctcttcagactcacaaacccacatgcagtgatgcagaatgcaggaacatcaaaggctggtgagtgaaaagtcttgtggataaaaTGGTGGTGGAAGGCTGGCGCGGAACTCCGTTGTCTgtttggcttgtcaacaagaaggtgaaggcagaggataggagggaggctgtgtgacctgattg
The sequence above is drawn from the Tenrec ecaudatus isolate mTenEca1 chromosome 18, mTenEca1.hap1, whole genome shotgun sequence genome and encodes:
- the MED29 gene encoding mediator of RNA polymerase II transcription subunit 29 isoform X1, which gives rise to MAAPQQPPSATASAAGVSGPGSAGGPGAQPQPPAPLVGPAQSGLLQQQQQDFDPVQRYKMLIPQLKESLQTLMKVAAQNLIQNTNIDNGQKSSDGPIQRFDKCLEEFYALCDQLELCLRLAHECLSQSCDSAKHSPTLVPTATKPDAVQPDSLPYPQYLAVIKAQIACAKDIHTALLDCANKVTGKTPAPPTGPGGTL
- the MED29 gene encoding mediator of RNA polymerase II transcription subunit 29 isoform X2, producing the protein MAAPQQPPSATASAAGVSGPGSAGGPGAQPQPPAPLVGPAQSGLLQQQQQDFDPVQRYKMLIPQLKESLQTLMKVAAQNLIQNTNIDNGQKSSDGPIQRFDKCLEEFYALCDQLELCLRPSQTPCSPTACPTLSTWPSSKRRSPVPRTFTPPCWTVPTKSRARRRRHLLALGAPSELGRGQGGSREGLGNEQQLPYPAISVCASSSGSQQGAAEAC